Genomic window (Bacillus vallismortis):
AAGCCAAATGCCATTAAGGCCGGTCGGATTCGCGGAGAAGTGGAATTTCAAAACGTTTCTTTTCAATATGAAAAGGAAAAAGAAAACATTCTCCATGATGTCTCTTTAAAAGTACATAGAGGAGAAACCGTAGCCCTTGTCGGCATGAGCGGAGGAGGTAAATCAACACTCGTCAGCCTGATCCCGAGATTTTATGATGTGACAAGCGGCAGACTGCTGATTGACGGGTCAGATATTCGCGATTATGAAGCGAGAAGCCTTCGCAACCAGGTTGGTATGGTGCTTCAGGATACCTTTTTATTCAGCGAAACGATTCGGGAAAACATCGCAATCGGCCAACCTGATGCCACGCTGGAAGAGATTATCGAAGCCGCCAAAGCTGCCAATGCCCATGAATTTATTATGAGTTTTCCAGAAGGGTATGAGACCCGGGTGGGAGAAAGAGGCGTGAAGCTGTCAGGCGGACAAAAGCAGCGGATCTCAATCGCGCGGGTATTTCTGAAAAATCCGCCGCTCCTCATTTTAGATGAAGCGACATCAGCTCTTGATCTGGAAAGTGAGCATTACATTCAAGAAGCGATGGATAAACTGGCAAAGGACAGAACAACCTTTGTTGTCGCCCACCGCTTATCAACCATCACACATGCGGATAAGATTGTGGTTATGGAAAACGGCACAATCACCGAAACAGGAACCCATCATGAACTCATGGACTATGACAGTCAGTACAAGCACTTATTTACCATTCAAAATTTGAGTTGAACATCAATCTTATATCCTTTCAACGAAGGATATAAGATTTTTTTGTATATTAAAAACCCGGCTGTTCAACCGGGTTACTCTTCTGTCTCTATTTCGCAGTCTTTCGGATGATACGTTTGAAAACTTGTAATCAGAGTTTCTAAATGTTCAAGCTGATCACGATATTCTACGGCGCTTGCCATAATACTGAGCATATTGTAATCGATTAGCTCATCATCTGTGTTCTGCTGATTTTTTAAAAATGACTTTGTTAAAAGCTGTTTATATTGAATGCCTTCTTCATCTGCGTCATCATGCGGCTTAATTTTTCCGACAAACCGCATCAAAATCCGTTCATGCCAGTAAAGCAGGTAATCAAGTTCTTCAGTCAGTGTTTCTTGAAACTCTTCCGGCATATGATAGATGTCGTTTTCAAGACGATGCAGCTTCTTCAATGTATCAAGCGCCCTGTTTCCAGTAATAATTGCCTGTCTGAACAGGACAAGCTTTCTTGATTTCACATAAGTCGTTTTCTTAAAGTAACTTCTTTCTTCTTTATATAGAAGATAAGTCTGATCAAGCTTGATCATTTTTTCTTTCAGCTTTTCAATATCCTCTTTCAAAATCGAATGCTCTGTTGACTGCCGCATGCTCAGCCTGATCCATTTCATAATTTCTTCTGTATTTTCAACGGTATTGTGAATCAGCTTTGTTTCGTACTTAGGAGGCAAAAACACAAGGTTGACGATAAAAGAAGACAGCACCCCCAAGATGACTGTGCTTGTTCTGATCAGCGCGAACATTAAAAAGTCGTCACCGGCGGATTCTAAAATCGCGATAACTGTTACAAGTGCAATTGAAATGGTATGTTCAATTTTAAGCTTCAGCATGATTGTAATGACAATAACTGCTGTCAACCCGATCATAATCGGGCTGGGTCCAAAAATAAGGCCGAACACTGTGGCGATAACAGCTCCGATAATATTGGCCTGAACCTGATCAATAATAATAAGAAAAGAGCGGTAAATCGACGGCTGAATCGCAAATATCGCTGCAATCCCAGCGAAAATCGGCGCGGGAAGCCCGATCCACGAAGCCAAATAAAGAGCCAGTGTAATCGCAATCCCGGTTTTGAAAATGCGGGCACCAAGTTTCATTGGTTTGTGCGTGCATTCCTTTCTATAATAAATTATGTGACAAAGCAAATGGGCTATCCTTAAAATTCCCGGTCAGTTTATTTGCTAAACAATTAAGTAATATACAGGGATCAATACAAATATTCAAGCTATTTTTTCAAGAAAAAGACCAAAATCTTACACGCTGTGGGAATGAATGAAAAAACAGGAGCTTTATGCTCCTGTCCAAGGGGTGTGATCCTAGTTTTTAAGATGTTTAAAAGCATCCTCGACAGCTGCAAGCGTGTCTTTAATATCCTGCTCTGTGTGTGCTGTTGTAATAAACCAGGCTTCATATTTAGATGGTGCTAAATTAATTCCGCGTTCCAGCATCAGCTTGAAAAACGTAGCGAATGTTTCACCGTCACTGCGTTCAGCCTGCTCGTAATTTTCGATTTTCTCCTCAGAGAAATAAACCGTGAGTGCACCCTTTAACCGGTTGACAGTAATCGTGATGCCATGTGTTTCTGCGTGCTGTAAAATGCCTTCCTCCAGCATAGCGCCAAGATGATCAAGCTTTTCATACACGCCTTCCTCTTTGAGCACTTCCAAACAAGCGATGCCTGATAGGATGGAAGCGGGATTACCGGCCATTGTTCCAGCCTGATAAGCCGGTCCGAGCGGAGCTACCTGCTCCATAATTTCTTTTTTACCCCCATAGGCGCCAATTGGAAGTCCGCCGCCGATAATTTTTCCGAGTGCGGTTAAATCCGGTTTCACCTGTAAGAGATTCTGCGCGCCGCCATACATAAAGCGGAAAGCCGTAATGACTTCATCGTAAATAACGAGAGCGCCCGCATCGTGTGTCAATTCATTTACTTTTTCCAAGAAGCCCTCTTTCGGCTCAACAATTCCAAAGTTGCCGACAATCGGCTCAACGAGAACCGCCGCGATTTCACTGCCCCATTTATCAAGGGCTGCTTTATAGCTTGCGATATCATTAAATGGAACTGTGATTACTTCGTTTGCGATGCTTTTCGGTACGCCGGCTGAGTCTGGCGTGCCGAGAGTAGACGGGCCAGAGCCGGCTGCGACAAGAACAAGATCCGAATGCCCGTGATAACAGCCTGCAAATTTAATGATTTTTGTCCGGCCTGTATATGCGCGAGCCACGCGGATGGTTGTCATCACAGCCTCTGTTCCTGAATTGACAAATCTTACTTTGTCCATAGCGGGAATGGCTTCTTTGAGCATTTTTGCAAATGTAACCTCATGTTTTGTCGGTGTTCCATATAATACACCGTTCTCTGCCGCTTTTTTAATCGCTTCTGTAATATGCGGGTGGGCATGCCCTGTGATGATCGGACCGTACGCCGCTAAATAATCGATGTACTTATTGCCGTCAACATCCCAAAAATAAGCGCCGTTTGCTTTCTCCATTGCGACGGGAGAACCGCCGCCGACCGCTTTATATGATCTAGACGGGCTGTTTACTCCGCCGACAATGTGCGTTAATGCCTCGTTGTGAAGTTCAATTGATTTTGTATGCAAAAATAAAAACCTCCTATATCTCCATGCGTCCTTTCTATTGTAGCATGCTTCCCAATAAGAACAACGGATTCGGGCTTAAGATGGAGAGGACGATGGTTGTAATCTGGACAAGAATTGGATACGCTTAATAAAAAACATTCGGAGGTAAAGCAATGACTATAGAAATCGGACAAAAAGCGCCTGATCTTGAGTTAAAGGGCGATCATGGGGAAACAGTAACATTATCGGATTATAAAGGGAAGTATATCGTGCTTTACTTTTATCCAAAAGACATGACACCGGGATGCACAACTGAAGCATGCGATTTTCGGGACAGCCATGAAAGCTTCGCTGAACTTGATGCTGTTATTATCGGCGTCAGCCCGGACAGCCAGGAAAAACACGGAAAATTTAAAGAGAAGCATAACCTTCCATTTCTGCTTCTTGTTGATGACGAACATAAGCTGGCGGAAGCATTTGATGTTTGGAAGCTGAAGAAAAACTTTGGAAAAGAATATATGGGAATTGAGCGCTCTACTTTTTTGATTGATAAGGAAGGTCGGCTCGTTAAAGAATGGAGAAAGGTAAAAGTAAAAGACCATGTAGCCGAAGCGCTTCAGACACTCAAGGATATGTCGGAAAAGTAAACTGATTTGGTTACTTTCACCCTGATATCAATTGACAAATTATCGTAAAAAGAGTTACACTAATTATAAACATTACAATGTAAGAATTTTTTTTAGAAGAGAGGTGCATGACGGATGGCTGCACATGAACTAAAAGAAGCCTTAGAAACGTTGAAGGAAACCGGAGTTCGCATTACTCCTCAACGTCATGCGATTCTGGAATATCTCGTTAACTCTATGGCTCATCCAACAGCGGACGATATATATAAAGCTCTGGAAGGGAAGTTTCCTAACATGAGCGTAGCGACGGTATATAACAATTTGCGTGTGTTCCGGGAATCCGGTTTGGTAAAAGAGCTCACATACGGTGATGCTTCCAGCAGATTCGATTTTGTCACATCCGATCACTATCACGCGATCTGTGAAAACTGCGGCAAAATTGTGGACTTCCACTACCCGGGCCTTGACGAAGTGGAGCAGCTTGCTGCACATGTCACGGGCTTTAAAGTAAGTCACCACCGTTTAGAAATTTACGGCGTCTGCCAAGAGTGTTCAAAAAAAGAAAACCATTAAAAATAAGCTGACCGTTTCGTACGGTCAGCTTATTTTATTTGGACATTTTCTTTTTATTATAAGCCTCATCAAATTCTTTTCCTTCTAAGCCCCTATCTAAAGTCAGCGGCTCTCTGCAATGCATGCACATATCTACTCTTCCCAAAACCTTTGTCTCTTTTTCACAGCCCGGACATATGACGCGGACCGCTTTGGTCGAAAGCATACCGATCCAAAAGTAAACAACCGTGCTGAGCCCGATGGATAAAAGCCCTAGTATCATAAACAAACTAGAAATCAAAACGGACTCCTTGAAAAAGATCCCGATGTACATAATGACAAACCCAACGAAAACCAAACTTAACGCAAATGTTCTGATTTTATTAATTTTGCTGGAGTATTTCGCCATGTCCATCCCCCTCTGACTTTAACTATAGCACAAACCCAATGGGATTTTCTTCATGTTTTCGGTTGAACTGGAATTTACATATGGAGACTTACTGTGAAATTGTTTATAATAGTTCAATGTGTTTAGAATAAAGGAATTTCGTTTTAACCATAGAATTGAATCAAATAGAAAATAAAAAAATTGAACATTTGCATTGGAGGAATAGTGATGGATAATCTTCTCCGTCCAATTTACCAAGAAAGAGCAAGTCATCCCAACACATTGGCTGTCATTATGATCGAGAGAAGAAACAAAACATCTTCCTTAACAGATAACTTTGATGCCGCTTTGCTTGTGATTGTAAAGGAGGCTGACGAGCCTGTTTTTATAAAGCATTATGAATTTGATCAAAAAACAGCTTCTTTGCATGTGGTAACAGATTCTCAGATTCAAGAATGGATTTTGCTCGGGACAAATAGAAGAATCATAGATTGGATTGTAAATGGCAAAGTCATGTTTGACCGCAATGAATACATTGCCGAGCTGATTGACAGGCTGAATACATTTCCGTTTGCCGAACGCAAACTGAAGATCGGACTTGAATACGGCAAATTAATCAGAAGATATGTTGAAGGAAAAGCTTTTTTTGAAGCCAATCAATTTTTAGATGCCTACAACGCGGTTGTTCATGCGCTGCATCATTTAGCGCGTATAGAAGTAATCGACAGAGGATTCCATCCGGAAACCACGGTATGGAGCCAAGTGCGCCAGATGGAGCCTCAAGTATACAAATTATATTCCGAGCTGATTGAAAGTCACGAGAGCTTGGAAAAAAGACTCGAATTATTATTCTTAGCAAATGATTTCCTCATCCATTCTAAATCTGAAATCGGTTCGGCACATCTTTTCGAGGTGATGAAAGAAAGAGACATTTGGCAATTCGGTGAGCTTCTTCAGCATCCTGACTTAAAGCACTTTACCCAAGACCTTGGCGTTATACTGGATTACCTGACTGACAAGGGACTTATTAACGTCTGCCAGATAGAAACGAAAGGACAGGCTGTCTATCACCGAGGATATTCTTTTAAAAAAGGTGTTGACTCTGATTCTTGACCATGGTATATTATTAAACGTCGCTGATGCGCTTCTAAAAAAACAAGCTCACAGCGGCGGAGAAATAAAATAAAAAACATTTGACAAAAGAAAGTCGAAATGTTATATTAATAAAGTCGCTTCAACAAGAAGTGAGAATGATCTTTGAAAACTAAACAAGACAAAACGTACCTGTTAATTCATTTTTTTAAAAATCGTACAGCAATGTGCGTAGTCAGGGGCCTGCACGATGCAGGTCATGCAGATGTTGTCACAGGATGTGACGAACTTAATCTGCGCTCCATTACTTCATGGAGAGTTTGATCCTGGCTCAGGACGAACGCTGGCGGCGTGCCTAATACATGCAAGTCGAGCGGACAGATGGGAGCTTGCTCCCTGATGTTAGCGGCGGACGGGTGAGTAACACGTGGGTAACCTGCCTGTAAGACTGGGATAACTCCGGGAAACCGGGGCTAATACCGGATGCTTGTTTGAACCGCATGGTTCAAACATAAAAGGTGGCTTCGGCTACCACTTACAGATGGACCCGCGGCGCATTAGCTAGTTGGTGAGGTAACGGCTCACCAAGGCAACGATGCGTAGCCGACCTGAGAGGGTGATCGGCCACACTGGGACTGAGACACGGCCCAGACTCCTACGGGAGGCAGCAGTAGGGAATCTTCCGCAATGGACGAAAGTCTGACGGAGCAACGCCGCGTGAGTGATGAAGGTTTTCGGATCGTAAAGCTCTGTTGTTAGGGAAGAACAAGTACCGTTCGAATAGGGCGGTACCTTGACGGTACCTAACCAGAAAGCCACGGCTAACTACGTGCCAGCAGCCGCGGTAATACGTAGGTGGCAAGCGTTGTCCGGAATTATTGGGCGTAAAGGGCTCGCAGGCGGTTTCTTAAGTCTGATGTGAAAGCCCCCGGCTCAACCGGGGAGGGTCATTGGAAACTGGGGAACTTGAGTGCAGAAGAGGAGAGTGGAATTCCACGTGTAGCGGTGAAATGCGTAGAGATGTGGAGGAACACCAGTGGCGAAGGCGACTCTCTGGTCTGTAACTGACGCTGAGGAGCGAAAGCGTGGGGAGCGAACAGGATTAGATACCCTGGTAGTCCACGCCGTAAACGATGAGTGCTAAGTGTTAGGGGGTTTCCGCCCCTTAGTGCTGCAGCTAACGCATTAAGCACTCCGCCTGGGGAGTACGGTCGCAAGACTGAAACTCAAAGGAATTGACGGGGGCCCGCACAAGCGGTGGAGCATGTGGTTTAATTCGAAGCAACGCGAAGAACCTTACCAGGTCTTGACATCCTCTGACAATCCTAGAGATAGGACGTCCCCTTCGGGGGCAGAGTGACAGGTGGTGCATGGTTGTCGTCAGCTCGTGTCGTGAGATGTTGGGTTAAGTCCCGCAACGAGCGCAACCCTTGATCTTAGTTGCCAGCATTCGGTTGGGCACTCTAAGGTGACTGCCGGTGACAAACCGGAGGAAGGTGGGGATGACGTCAAATCATCATGCCCCTTATGACCTGGGCTACACACGTGCTACAATGGACAGAACAAAGGGCAGCGAAACCGCGAGGTTAAGCCAATCCCACAAATCTGTTCTCAGTTCGGATCGCAGTCTGCAACTCGACTGCGTGAAGCTGGAATCGCTAGTAATCGCGGATCAGCATGCCGCGGTGAATACGTTCCCGGGCCTTGTACACACCGCCCGTCACACCACGAGAGTTTGTAACACCCGAAGTCGGTGAGGTAACCTTTTAGGAGCCAGCCGCCGAAGGTGGGACAGATGATTGGGGTGAAGTCGTAACAAGGTAGCCGTATCGGAAGGTGCGGCTGGATCACCTCCTTTCTAAGGATATATTACGGAATATAAGACCTTGGGTCTTATAAACAGAACGTTCCCTGTCTTGTTTAGTTTTGAAGGATCATTCCTTCAAAAACATAGGAATACCTGCTAAATGCGCCACATCTGTGGGAACGCATGTGTTAGCATGTCCTATACGTTGTTCTTTGAAAACTAGATAACAGTAGACATCACATTCAATTAGTAATACAAGATATCACATAGTGATTCTTTTTAACGGTTAAGTTAGAAAGGGCGCACGGTGGATGCCTTGGCACTAGGAGCCGATGAAGGACGGGACGAACACCGATATGCTTCGGGGAGCTGTAAGCAAGCTTCGATCCGGAGATTTCCGAATGGGGAAACCCACCACTCGTAATGGAGTGGTATCCATATCTGAATTCATAGGATATGAGAAGGCAGACCCGGGGAACTGAAACATCTAAGTACCCGGAGGAAGAGAAAGCAAATGCGATTCCCTGAGTAGCGGCGAGCGAAACGGGATTAGCCCAAACCAAGAGGCTTGCCTCTTGGGGTTGTAGGACACTCTGTACGGAGTTACAAAAGAACGAGGTAGATGAAGAGGTCTGGAAAGGCCCGCCATAGAAGGTAACAGCCCTGTAGTCAAAACTTCGTTCTCTCCTGAGTGGATCCTGAGTACGGCGGAACACGTGAAATTCCGTCGGAATCCGGGAGGACCATCTCCCAAGGCTAAATACTCCCTAGTGACCGATAGTGAACCAGTACCGTGAGGGAAAGGTGAAAAGCACCCCGGAAGGGGAGTGAAACAGATCCTGAAACCGTGTGCCTACAAGTAGTCAGAGCCCGTTAACGGGTGATGGCGTGCCTTTTGTAGAATGAACCGGCGAGTTACGATCCCGTGCAAGGTTAAGCAGAAGATGCGGAGCCGCAGCGAAAGCGAGTCTGAATAGGGCGCATGAGTACGTGGTCGTAGACCCGAAACCAGGTGATCTACCCATGTCCAGGGTGAAGTTCAGGTAACACTGAATGGAGGCCCGAACCCACGCACGTTGAAAAGTGCGGGGATGAGGTGTGGGTAGGGGTGAAATGCCAATCGAACCTGGAGATAGCTGGTTCTCTCCGAAATAGCTTTAGGGCTAGCCTCAAGGTAAGAGTCTTGGAGGTAGAGCACTGATTGGACTAGGGGCCCCTACCGGGTTACCGAATTCAGTCAAACTCCGAATGC
Coding sequences:
- a CDS encoding aromatic acid exporter family protein, whose amino-acid sequence is MKLGARIFKTGIAITLALYLASWIGLPAPIFAGIAAIFAIQPSIYRSFLIIIDQVQANIIGAVIATVFGLIFGPSPIMIGLTAVIVITIMLKLKIEHTISIALVTVIAILESAGDDFLMFALIRTSTVILGVLSSFIVNLVFLPPKYETKLIHNTVENTEEIMKWIRLSMRQSTEHSILKEDIEKLKEKMIKLDQTYLLYKEERSYFKKTTYVKSRKLVLFRQAIITGNRALDTLKKLHRLENDIYHMPEEFQETLTEELDYLLYWHERILMRFVGKIKPHDDADEEGIQYKQLLTKSFLKNQQNTDDELIDYNMLSIMASAVEYRDQLEHLETLITSFQTYHPKDCEIETEE
- a CDS encoding glutamate-1-semialdehyde 2,1-aminomutase, which codes for MHTKSIELHNEALTHIVGGVNSPSRSYKAVGGGSPVAMEKANGAYFWDVDGNKYIDYLAAYGPIITGHAHPHITEAIKKAAENGVLYGTPTKHEVTFAKMLKEAIPAMDKVRFVNSGTEAVMTTIRVARAYTGRTKIIKFAGCYHGHSDLVLVAAGSGPSTLGTPDSAGVPKSIANEVITVPFNDIASYKAALDKWGSEIAAVLVEPIVGNFGIVEPKEGFLEKVNELTHDAGALVIYDEVITAFRFMYGGAQNLLQVKPDLTALGKIIGGGLPIGAYGGKKEIMEQVAPLGPAYQAGTMAGNPASILSGIACLEVLKEEGVYEKLDHLGAMLEEGILQHAETHGITITVNRLKGALTVYFSEEKIENYEQAERSDGETFATFFKLMLERGINLAPSKYEAWFITTAHTEQDIKDTLAAVEDAFKHLKN
- the bcp gene encoding thioredoxin-dependent thiol peroxidase yields the protein MTIEIGQKAPDLELKGDHGETVTLSDYKGKYIVLYFYPKDMTPGCTTEACDFRDSHESFAELDAVIIGVSPDSQEKHGKFKEKHNLPFLLLVDDEHKLAEAFDVWKLKKNFGKEYMGIERSTFLIDKEGRLVKEWRKVKVKDHVAEALQTLKDMSEK
- the perR gene encoding peroxide-responsive transcriptional repressor PerR: MAAHELKEALETLKETGVRITPQRHAILEYLVNSMAHPTADDIYKALEGKFPNMSVATVYNNLRVFRESGLVKELTYGDASSRFDFVTSDHYHAICENCGKIVDFHYPGLDEVEQLAAHVTGFKVSHHRLEIYGVCQECSKKENH
- a CDS encoding YgzB family protein, which produces MAKYSSKINKIRTFALSLVFVGFVIMYIGIFFKESVLISSLFMILGLLSIGLSTVVYFWIGMLSTKAVRVICPGCEKETKVLGRVDMCMHCREPLTLDRGLEGKEFDEAYNKKKMSK
- a CDS encoding nucleotidyltransferase-like protein, which translates into the protein MDNLLRPIYQERASHPNTLAVIMIERRNKTSSLTDNFDAALLVIVKEADEPVFIKHYEFDQKTASLHVVTDSQIQEWILLGTNRRIIDWIVNGKVMFDRNEYIAELIDRLNTFPFAERKLKIGLEYGKLIRRYVEGKAFFEANQFLDAYNAVVHALHHLARIEVIDRGFHPETTVWSQVRQMEPQVYKLYSELIESHESLEKRLELLFLANDFLIHSKSEIGSAHLFEVMKERDIWQFGELLQHPDLKHFTQDLGVILDYLTDKGLINVCQIETKGQAVYHRGYSFKKGVDSDS